TCATTGGTTGCTGAATGAAAGTTCGCATTTTGGATTTGATTGCTATATGGATGTTTACATTGTGAAGTATATGAGCTCATTATCTAGGAAAATTATTAATGAAGAGGGAGGGTCCAATCGAGCACCCTTCGTATGGTAAGATGTTAAAATCATCACTCACAAATCGCGTAAATAACGGATAGGTGCAATATGCAAGGGGCTTGTTGCTCAAGTGGCTAAGAACGTTTACTCGTGCACCTAACATCGTGTGTTTGAATCTCTTATCCCCTATATACAAAAATAACCTGCAGATGATTAAGCGAGTATGGGCTttaaaatttggaaaagaaCATAATCTTATTTGTTAAATGCAATAAAtgttaaatataagttgtaaaCAGAACTGGAAAGTTtcttttttagtttgtttatgaTTTTTGTAGATGAATCGTTAAGTTCACTCCTTAAACAGTTTATTTACTCACTAAACACAAATTGAGACTTGAATCATAAGGTTAGAATGTTGATGTACATGAATGTTTTATAAACAAGGGTAAGGTGTGATATACGACAGCTTAGATATGCATACCCACTCAGTAGATAATTCTCCTATTTGTGAGATTGATTACTCGATAGCAGTGTGAATACCAATTCAAGCTTCTATAAATTCATGATTAGTTGAGTCCCCCGCTACTGGTATTATTTCTGGAAGTTAATGGTGGATGTCATGAAAGGTCTAAGGTGGTTGAATTTGCAATGTGAAATTTCTTTAGATAGTTTTTATAGGGAAACTGCATGTGTCATGCTGAAATTTTGATTAATGGGCGAGTAAATGAATGGATTGTAGTTAAGCATTACAATCAGGTTGTTTGCGTAAGTAACCCTTGCACCATAATTCTCAACAGctcttttcttataattttcttGTATGCTAGAGTCAAAAAGGAGAAGGCGTCGATCAACATCTAAGAAAAGCTGTCCTAGAGAAAATTCAATTAGAAGCTGCAAGAGAGAAAAGCCTCAAGAAACCCATGCAGAAGAAAAACCTCAAAAAACCCAAGCAGAAGAAAAACCTGTAGGAAGTGGTTTAAAAGCAATTCCTCCGAAGAGCCTGGCAGAAGAACATCCTCAGAAGAGCTGTGTGAAGAAAAAGCTTACAAATAGTCAAAGAAAAGAGGAGGCAATCAGCATTGAAGAACAGGAGAAAATTGCGGCTATGAAATTGCATGAAAGTGCAGATTTAATCCGTGCTATCGTTACTGAGACACCTGACCATAAGGCTGCTGGCGTGAAGAGCACCGGGGACCTCCAAACTGATTTTGTTAGGTGCCAAGGGGACCGGGTCATTGCATGCCTTGGCGATATTGTGAAGACACTCGACCAGCTCCGTCATCTTGTCCAGGAATGTGAATAGTTTTTCCCTAACCTTTATTTCTTTTGAACTGAATGTGAATATTTAAATGGTTAAGAGTTTGGTGTTAATGTTTATCTTTAATGGTAGATGCAATGTTGGAATTAGCTTCACTACCGTGCTGTTTGCGTGTGGAACACCCAGTTTAGGCGTGAATGAGAGTAGTTCCCGGTCTTTTTCGCGCTATAGTCCACTCTGTCTAGTCGAAATTGCAAGGCTAATTTGTCATCCTAGACACATTAATATTAATCTCCTttaattaggtgaaacttcatAATAGCCAATAGGGCGGTTACCACTTACCTGCGGTGATTGTCAAACTTTGATGCATGTAGATCTCATTGTAGACGGTATACATCAACAATTGACGACCACCACCATACACGTAATACACGTCTGGACGACCGTCAAGAACAATCCTATTCCTATAGGCAACAAGGCCAAGTTGTAGTAGTACTGTATAATGCTGTCATGGGCTTTCACTGATGTTTTAGGACTCGGACTTCTTTTGCTTCTTTCTTAGGAGCCTCACGTGTGGAAGTTTGAGACCATTAGAAAGCAATAACTATCCTTATATCTGGCAATGGACCCGTGATTGCCAACTGTGCAAACGAATACGCAAAGACGTTGAACATAAAAAAGGCTAGGGTGGCAAGTAGACCTCTCACGAGATTTCGGActttggtttggttcggttttttggaAACCTTAACTCTTTGATTGTCAAAACCGAATCAAACCGCCACTTACGTTTGAATATGCTGGTTTGATTCCCGCTTATGGTCCTTTGATCCTCGAACCATCAATTCTTCATCTTCCGTGCAAACACAAAAGGCCTCTTCCTCTCCCAACATTGTAGCTGTCTTCACAAACTGCAGATTGTTTTACAGACTCCATTAGCTCCTTGATTTCCAACACTCACAAAACCAATCCATGGACTCCTCCACTTCAATGAACAACCAAATCAATGTCAACTTCACCAGCCAGAGCCACTCCGAAATTATATCTCGCCACCCCCTCAATGACGACTCAAACCAACCCGACATTCCCTTACTTCTCCAATCCTCATATGAGCTATGCAGCTTCAGAGTCAGCCTCAAATGGTGGGCACTCGACCACTCCTCGTGCCTTGGAAAATTCGTATCTTATTTCACCTTCATCTTCTTAACAATCCTAGTCCCTATCGTGACCTCCCTCTCTCTAAATACCTCATCTGACCCTATCTCGTTCAACAAGCTAGTCCAACTTCCTGAGTCCGGCTTGGCTACCATTGGCTTCATAACTCTGTCCGGCTTCTTCAGGAAATATGGCCTAAGACAACTTCTCTTCCTTGACGGTCTTGGAGACGACTCTGGCTTTGTTCGTCGCGAATACACTCGCGAGCTCAATAAGGCCTTCAAGTCCCTTGCTTGCATACTACTGCCTTCATTCTTCATTGAGCTTGCCCACAAGATCATATTCTTCTGCACTGTCAAGATCTCACTGCCTCATATTAGTTCAAGCGTCCCACTCAATTCCATTATGTTTGTTTTCGTTCTGGCTTCTTGGGTTTATAGAACTGGCGTGTTCTTGCTGGTTTGTGTTTTGTTTCGCTTAACTTGTGAGCTCCAAATACTTAGGTTCCAAGAACTACACAAGTTGTTTGAGGGGTGTGAATCCGATTCCAGCATCATATTTAAGGTATGCTTTGAAATTTCAATAATTTCTTCGCTATTTTCTCTTGAAAGAGTGTGATAGGGGTAGTAATTAGTTAGCAGGTTACTAGATACCAATCTATGGTACTTGGTACTTCGTCGGTAATTGGTCAATAATCTGTGGATATTTACAAGATATCAACAAAGTATCGATAACATAACGGTGAAGCAGAATATCAATGATGAAGCAAAAACTGGTACCTGATACCAGACAATTTTCTCTCTTTAACGCAACATTTTGTTTTCCACATTTTTCGTGCACATTTGAACCAAGATTTGATATAATTTCTCTCGATATTTCTGTCTTTTCAGGAACATGTAAGGATAAGGAAGCAATTGTGGGTTACCAGCCATAGGTACCGGTTCTTTATCATCGGATGCTTGTTTACAATCACCGTGAGCCAATTCGGGGCCTTGTTGCTGGTTTTGGCATCCAAGACGGAGAAGACTTTCCTCAACTCGGGTGATCTTGTGGTTTGCTCTGCCGTTGAGCTCAGCGGGTTGTTCTTGTGTCTAATGGAGGCAGCAAGAATAACTCATAGAGCTCAAGGAATTGTGGCAATTGCAACGAGATGGCACATGTTCTTGACTTGTCCATCTGCTTTATCAGATCAGCAGTGCAAAAAATGGCTGCGCTCCGAGGCTAGCGGACATCATGGAGAGAGTGACTCTGAACATTTATCCGACGTTTTCTCTTCAGTTCCTCAAGAGGAGCCTTCCTCATTCCAAACCAGGCAAGCTCTAGGTCAGTATGCTTATTGCTTTCTAAGTTTCTAAATTCCTTGCTTGCTAGCTAGTAGCGTAAAGCTACTCATAGTAGTACAACTACTTTGGGTAACAAGAAAAATTTGAGACCTAACTCGGATACAAAGGCGTATGGAAGACTCTGATACTTGTAGTGACCTGCAAATTTGTTAACCATGCGTATCAGGTAAACCCGAATGTTTTTTGAACATGTGAAAACTCGAACCTAGGACAAGAGTAGTACCTCAGTTTTTGCCTAAACTCGAACCTAGACTCTATACATGCTTGTATTTTATGGTTGTCGTATGGATGCATGCGGATAactggggtgtgtgtgtgtgcagtggtGTATTTGCGACACAACAATGGAGGGATCACGCTGTACGGATTTATGCTTGATCGGGGGTCGCTTCGCACACTGTTTGCATTTCAGTTCTCTTTGGTGCTGTGGATACTCAGCAGAGTGGTTGTTTTGCATTAAAACAAAGTTATAGGAATTTTCAGTGAAGATTCcaacaccaacaacaacaatgcTGGGGCCTTGATAGTTTGGTGTTATggcttgaaaaaaaataaaacaaaaaccaaaaagaaaaataaattgaaaatggAGGATTGGTATAACGTTACCGAGGCTCATCCGGGGAGCATCAGTAGTTTTCTACCAATCCTCTCATGCTTCGATTGTTTCCTTAGTACGTTATTATATTTCATTTGagtatttttttggttttccttcttttcttcctttttattatgtAATTGGTGTGATTATTTGTTTCTTCACAAATCATATGATGTAATTTTTAAGGTATGTAAATGCTTTAaattgttccttttttttttcggtttcagAACTCATTTTTCACAGATAATTCTTTcattcattttcattaatttgaaGATAGCTTAGGTTATTTTTAATAAGAATGATCATGTCACTCTATTTGTCTCTGCATGTTCAATTTATGTGAGCGCTAGTCCACATCTCCAAAGTAAGAATTTGTAACCCTTTGACGGCCTTCTTGCTTTTTGCTCAAAAGGATTACCTTCAAGGTTCTAAATTTCCTTTTGAAGtccaaaattttcaataaattatgcacATTCTAATAAGCAATGAAAAACCATTATTAATGAATAGACAAGAATGAACAAATGGTGTGATACCAAAGGTGGTGTAACCCGTGACACTCCCAACGAATTTTGGCGGCGTAGGCGTTCCGCGGTGTGGCCATTTTGTTGCAAGTGAATATTCTGCGACCATTAGTACTACCGTAGCAATCCATGTTGCAACTTCTGTTGTGGGCAATATTGCATAGGAGGATTGTTGATGGTCCCCCAGTCGCACAACTATTGTGTATCGGAAGATCAAAAGATCCAAGTCATTGATTCTCGAAAAATCACAAGCAAAGTGATGACCACCATGTAGGATCACTCTTATTACTACCCCTCATGCAATCATCTATGTATTTTGAACACAAAATATACAATGTTAATAATGTGAAACATTTGCATTTGTGAGTTAAGCTAGATGATCAACACAATGTGTCTGCCTCTTCTCCATAATGCCTAGGTTTGAAGTTGAAAATTCACATcagtttggtttttttgtttcctctcTTCCTGCTGCAGCCGTTGATaaaaaatttggtgaatttaATGGCAAAAAAATAGATACGAGTTTTTTGTCcattaatattataatacatGGCAAGTGGTTAATGGTAGTCAATGAAGTGATTATACATGAGTGATTGATCGTCGTTAAtgcatgttttatttatttttttactaaaaagAATATGACGGTATTGTTCACCGTTCATCTCTTAATCTtactaaaataaaaagagaaatacaaaTAAAGGAATGTGTATACATCTCATCATAGATACTTACATACATCAACAATTAATCACCACCATTAGCGCGGATGCATGATTGTCGAAAATATATATCTAGGAAACAATGCCTAAACTCAAACACAATTGACATAGATATTTTAGGACTCAAGgacttcattttcttctttcttctttcagtGTCGCAAGTTGAGATCATTGGAGAGTAATAACTATCTGCCTATTGGCAATGAACCCGTGATGTTGGGTCGAGTTAGCTTCCCCCAAAAGCTTACTATTGTACCTTAATTTGGCACAATATACATAATACAAGTGCTTAAATACTAACTAGTTAGTAAATTAATTGGCACATtccaaaaagtaaataaattattttttatttaagtaAATTTTTACATGTATGATCTTTCAATGATAATCTAAAAAATGATCGGTTTAgattataaaaaatattatgaaaTAACTAGCGATTGAGCAGCTCTCTCTCAATATACATTTCAATATGTATGTATGGCATTGATTTGTTTCTCAGTAATCAAAGAATATATATACAACATGTTAAGAAATTAATATGAAATGACATGGAAAACCAAAAAAGCAAGCTCATCTGTACTCTTCACTCCACTTGAAACCCCAAGTTGAAGAAACCTAGGGCGGTGAAGAGACTCTCACGAGAAAGGGCAAGCTCTTTTGCCTTACCTCAACTTTCCAACTTCCGTTTTGTTCGGGTTTTGGATCGTTTCTAATTTGATGGTCCAACCTAAACTCAACTGATGTTATGGCTTGAATCGTCTGATTTGACGTCCACCCTAAGTTTATAAGTTGGCGTGACTTCTCGGACTTTTATTGGTCAGATTATCGAAGCAGTCGTGTCTGCAAATGAGTGGTCCAAGTGGCATTGAAGTTAGCTGGCAATAGAAAATTATGATCTTCCAAAAAGAGGAAATTAGCATGAAAAGTGTCTACCACAACAATCATTGTGAACACTTGCTTCATCTACCCTCCAATTACAAAGGGACTCAAATTTTTACAAAGAGCGTATTACTCTTGCCCAAATGCCAAGCAAAATCTTTCTCAATCTTCCAACAGCGTTGCTTCCATTGACCCCTTTACTCTCCAACACTCACAGAACCAATCCATGAACAACCAAATCAATGTCCACTGCACCAGCCACCCACAAATTTCATCTCCCTGCGGCCAGAATGACGATGCCAACCAACCTAACATAGCTCCCTTACTTCTCCAATCCTCCGATGAACTCTGCAGCTTCAGAGTCAGCCTAAAATGGTGGGCACTCGACCACTCCTCATGCTTCGGAAAATTCCTATCTTACTTCACCTTCATCTTCTTAACAGTCCTAGTCCCAATCCTCACCTCCCTCTTTCTCAAACTCCCATCTGGGGACCCCATCTCATTCAACAAGCTAGTCCAACTTCCGGAGTCCGGCTTAGCTGCCATTGGCTTCATTACTCTTTCTTGCTTCTTCCGAAAATATGGCCTGAGGCAACTCCTCTTCCTTGACGGTCTTAGAGATGACTCTGGCTTTGTACATCACGGATACACTCGTGAGCTCAATAAGGTCTTCAAGTACCTAGCTTGCATACTACTGCCTTCATTTTTCATTGAGCTTACCCACAAGATCATATTCTTCTCAACTATCCAACTCTCACTGCCTCATATAAGCTCAAGCGTCCCAGTCAATTCAATtatgtttgttttggttttagCTTCTTGGGTTTATAGGACTGGGGTGTTCTTGCTGGTCTGTGTTATGTTCCGGTTGACTTGCGAGCTCCAAATTCTTCGATTCAAAGGGTTGAACAAGTTGTTAGAGGGGCATGAATCTGAATcctgttgtgctaggatagcaccaaacctttatggaaccaactcaagctaacctacaggaaatatattaaatgaaatgcaagaacaaaatattaaagacaccaagattttaacgaggttcctcaacagtcagtgtaactggagtacgtcctcggagcagtaggagctcacccaataatccactatcaaccaaatggaagtttacaaagtgttggcaaactcacaacccaaaaccccaatacaaccaatagctctcacacaccaaagaaacaaatagagagaaatataatgaataatttcttctctatacgaAGCTCAAAACTAATACACAAATATAACTTTGATTGAGTGAGAACTAACCAATGAAAGAAGCAACAACTTATCCTTCTCTGAAATGGGGCTGCGGCAgtgatttttttcttctttgtgcTGCTCTCTGTCTCAGCTGCTATGCGGCTGCCTTTTCTACTCTAATTTCCAAAGCAACAATTGCTGCCAAATAAAACCCTAAGTCACCCCGTGACTTCCACATGGACCAAAGAAAAAACTTTAGACAAGGTGCACTtttcttttccccaaaacaagtaagaaacataatcatgttgtcccttttttttcttttgatttgtttaatagccaaaagctttttttgttttgttctccaCTTGGCCACTTATTCAACAAATCCAGCATCATATTCCAGGTATATATATGGTTTCAAATTTCGATAAAATCTTCAATATTTCTCTTTTTAACAAGTATCCTAAAGCCAATTTAGTTGTTACAGTATTGTGTACCAATCTACAATATATGATACATAGTCCATATTACTTGCTGTATAGTACTAGATATATCAATAAAAGATCAATAATAATGCACAACACTTTTCTtatacatttgataaaaaaattcatataattTCAGGAACAGGTAAGGATAAGAAAGCAATTGTGGGTTACGAGCCATAGGTACCGATTCTTTATCATCGGATGCATGTTTACCATCACGGTGAGTCAATTCGGGGCCTTGTTGCTGGTTTTGGCATCCAAGGCGGAGAAGACTTTCCTCAACTCTGGTGATCTTGTGGTTTGTTCTGCAGTCGAGCTTAGTGGCAGATCAGCTCAGAGACTAATAGACGCTGTGGAGACAGTAACTCGGAGCATTCATCTGAAATTTCCACTTCATTTCCTCCACAGGAGCCTTCTTCATTTCAAACCAGGCAAGCTCTAGGTGAGCATGCGTGCTTTCTAAGTTTATACACCCCTTAACTTTATGGTAATGCAATTATTTTTTGGATAAGCAGAAAAAATCAGGACCTacttattaaataaaaaacaaagggTAAATAAACTCCATATATGTGTAGTTACTTGCAAATTAATCAACCTCACAAATCAGGTAACCTCGAGTGTTTTTTAACATGTGAAAACTCGATCCTAGTACAAAGTACCTCAATTTGTGCACCCTCTATACATGCTTCTATTGCGCAGCAGTGATATGGATGCTAATGTATgttgaaatgtcccacatcgaccgtatcaatgacaaaagaagagtttaaatacccTAATCTCACTCCAACTAACACCgaggtcttttgtgataaaaccccacacctgacggattgtgcaggtggtaattaccaagttggggacaatatcggtgttgttggaagtgggccgtatggcccgtctctctgatatttctacatggtatcaaagccaggAAGCGGGCCCGTACCGTACtgccacgtgatgggtgggtccccttggccccgcgtgatgatggtgggtcccttggccccgcgtgtagggtgagtccccttggctccacgtggttgtcgatgtgtggatctcccacGTGTGACCTGCTAATTGGGTCCcacgtgagggggcgtgttgaaatgtcccacatcgaccgtatcaatgacaaaagaagagtttaaatacccTAATCCCACTCCAACTaacaccgaggccttttgtgataaaaccacACACCTGATGGATTGTGCAAGTGGTAATTActaagttggggacaatatcgatgttgttggaagtgggccgtatggcccgtctctctgataattctacaatgtATAGCTTGGCGTGTGTGCGTGCAGTGGCATATTTGAGTCACAACAACGGAGGGATCACACTGTATGGGTTTGCACTTGATCGGGGGTTGCTTCACACATTATTTGCATTTGAGTTCTCTCTGGTGCTGTGGGTGCTCAGCAAAGTGGTTGTTTTGTCTTGAGGTATTCAGCTGGATGTTTGTGTCAGGTGCTCTCGAAGAGAATCCACTACGATAAATTATTTGCTGGCAATGTTTTGTCAATCTCCTGTGGAATATACAAGGTTGCCAATATAAGCTTCCTTTTATAGATGTCCATTGACGATTCCTGGACCATGAATTATGGCTTTGCGTGGTAGCACATTGAACGAAACAGGTGTTCATTAACTTTTGTGTATTTCACTTAAATCAAAATAACAAGCGATCACTTAAATCAAAATAACAAGTGATCAACTTGTGCTTAGTAGTGTGCTGTAATAAACAAAAGACCAAAGTGTGTAGCAATTAAGAGACTAGTTTTATATAAAACCTACACATTAGTTTTCGTATGAGTAGTAAATTTAACAATATTATGCAGGATACAAAGGGTTGTGTGGGAAGCCCCTTGCGCCATTGAAATCTGATGCAGGAGCAAATTAAGgaattatttcttattttgtattaagttttgttatttattttatttttcataattaCTAAATCGACAGAGAAATTAAGTACTTTTCtaatgtatttttatttctttgtagaATACTAGGTTATTTTCTTTaactatataaatacaatgtaATCTAGAGTTATACAAGGTAATCTAGAGTTAAGGAGGACTTTTGGATTAATACTATTGAATATTTTCTTTGAACGACAAGAATTCCTTGCGTTTTTATTCCTTTCTCGTgtgtttattcattgtattgATGTGAGTGCTTTTGGATCCGTATAAAAATGTAAGAGAAAgttgatcaatttttttttagtaagaGTGAAACTACCACACTAAGTTATGATAAGATACACTTTGAAGTGTAATAAGTTTCAAACTGTCTATTGCAAACTCGACTATTTTATTTTGCTCAAAGAAGCAAGAACTATTCTAGTAATAAATTctactgaaaatatgactttagcccctcaaacttaattttctccacataaaacCCGACGTAAATTTTTTGCTCAAATAAAACCCATTGACTAGACTCCgcataagcaaattcattaattatgtttgactttacccatttaaattttttggatGCCTAAAACACCCTTATTGAATGTTTAATGTACACAATTAATTCTAAGCAAATTGTAagggagaattaatgattttacaaaaataatattttgcatATAAATGTAGGGATTTGTTGGTTAGTTTGGCTCTCGAATTCCAATTTACCATTACAACGTGTCCATATtatatatagataaattattgtactttaaaatatataaaaaaaattgttgtcaaagtaaaaatatataaattaaaggAGATAAAAATTgcaggtaaattaattttaggacaaagaaaaagaaaagaaccaactataggtaaattatttacaTATACAGTCTAGATATTTGATTCACATAAAAAATGTAGGTAAATCACGTGTGCATAATTTACCTACCATTATTGAAATTTACCTACTTGCATAATTTTCCTactattatattaatttacctacttgCATAATTTAGGAAAAATGCCAACAAAACATGAGAATAGTATTCGCATATATCATAGGTAAATTGCCAAAAGAAATATGAGaatattttgtttatatattgtAGGTAAATTACAGACTATaggtgtcacatcccgacccgggtccaccacatctaggcccgttccaccaccgtagcatgatattgtccgctttaggcttaccactccctcacggttttgtttttggaaactcacgagcaacttcctagtgggtcacccatcatgtgagtgctctggcctctttctcgcttaacttcagagtttctacgaacccgaaaccagtgagctcctaaaaggcctcgtgctaggtagggatgtgaatatacatttaaggatcactcccctatgcgatgtgggatgttacaatccaccccccttaggggtccgacgtcctcgtcagcacacttccagccaaggattggctctgataccaatttgtcacatcccagcccgggtccaccacatcccagacccgttccaccaccgtagcacgatattgtccgctttgggcttaccatccctcacggttttgtttttgggaactcacgagcaacttcccagtgggtcacccatacTGGGAGtgttctggcctccttctcgctttaCTTCGGAGtttctacggaacccgaagccagtgaactcccaaaaggtctcgtgctagatagggatgagaatatacatataatgaTCActtccctaggcgatgtgggatgttacaatagggcgatattatttatatacgTAAAGTAGGGACGTTTAACTATTATATACAAGGAGAATAATTACACCAATAATAATGTAGTCCTTATTTAAAGTAATGCACTAGATTGttgtagaaattaaaaataaataaatagaaaaaaggTCAGGATGATTAATTAGATTTTAAGATCCATCCTTGATTGAAGCTAATTTTCAAGCGTgggttgtggcaaaaattgtaAATAATTAGTATTAGTAGG
Above is a window of Malus sylvestris chromosome 15, drMalSylv7.2, whole genome shotgun sequence DNA encoding:
- the LOC126604274 gene encoding uncharacterized protein LOC126604274, with translation MDSSTSMNNQINVNFTSQSHSEIISRHPLNDDSNQPDIPLLLQSSYELCSFRVSLKWWALDHSSCLGKFVSYFTFIFLTILVPIVTSLSLNTSSDPISFNKLVQLPESGLATIGFITLSGFFRKYGLRQLLFLDGLGDDSGFVRREYTRELNKAFKSLACILLPSFFIELAHKIIFFCTVKISLPHISSSVPLNSIMFVFVLASWVYRTGVFLLVCVLFRLTCELQILRFQELHKLFEGCESDSSIIFKEHVRIRKQLWVTSHRYRFFIIGCLFTITVSQFGALLLVLASKTEKTFLNSGDLVVCSAVELSGLFLCLMEAARITHRAQGIVAIATRWHMFLTCPSALSDQQCKKWLRSEASGHHGESDSEHLSDVFSSVPQEEPSSFQTRQALVVYLRHNNGGITLYGFMLDRGSLRTLFAFQFSLVLWILSRVVVLH